In Pedobacter heparinus DSM 2366, the following are encoded in one genomic region:
- a CDS encoding CvfB family protein, with translation MIAIGQYNDLRIIKKTEEGLILTEGEKEVLLPYVDVPKAAEIGDNLNVFVFMQKDGRLQATTKRPLACVGDFAYLTVVDETEDGGAFMDIGLGKDIYVPKREQKRPMFKGDKHVVYVFLDESNDRMLASSKLLNFVEEEDIDLEEGDEVSLLIVDRSDMGYNAIVDNKYIGLLYTNELFDELNPGETRKGWIKKIRVEGKIDLSLQPMGYGHILETKDVLLEELKDSGGVIALGDKSSPEDIYQRFKISKSAFKKAIGGLYKERLITISDHEIRVNVDHEAE, from the coding sequence ATGATAGCAATAGGACAATACAACGATCTGAGAATTATAAAAAAAACAGAAGAAGGTCTGATTTTAACTGAAGGGGAAAAAGAGGTATTACTGCCTTATGTTGATGTACCTAAAGCGGCTGAAATTGGCGATAACCTGAATGTTTTTGTGTTTATGCAAAAAGATGGCAGGTTGCAGGCTACCACAAAAAGACCTTTGGCCTGCGTAGGTGATTTTGCTTATCTGACTGTTGTTGATGAAACTGAAGATGGCGGTGCTTTTATGGATATCGGTTTGGGTAAGGATATTTATGTACCTAAACGCGAACAAAAACGCCCGATGTTTAAAGGTGACAAGCATGTGGTATATGTTTTTCTGGATGAGAGCAACGACCGTATGCTGGCCTCGTCCAAGCTGCTGAACTTTGTGGAAGAAGAAGATATAGACCTTGAAGAAGGTGATGAAGTGAGTTTACTGATTGTTGACCGCTCGGATATGGGTTATAATGCAATTGTTGACAACAAATACATTGGCCTCTTGTATACCAATGAGTTATTTGATGAACTGAACCCAGGGGAAACCAGGAAGGGCTGGATCAAAAAGATCCGTGTAGAAGGTAAGATCGACCTGAGCTTACAGCCTATGGGCTATGGGCATATCCTGGAAACCAAGGATGTATTGCTGGAAGAGCTGAAAGACAGTGGCGGTGTAATTGCTTTGGGCGATAAAAGTTCACCTGAAGACATTTACCAGCGTTTTAAGATCAGCAAAAGTGCTTTTAAGAAAGCAATTGGTGGTTTGTATAAAGAAAGGCTGATCACGATCTCTGATCATGAGATCAGAGTTAATGTTGATCATGAAGCTGAATAA
- the moeB gene encoding HesA/MoeB/ThiF family protein: MENQKRYDRQVILPEIGLDGQQKLKNARVLVIGAGGLGCPLLLYLAAAGIGHMGIADHDVVDESNLQRQILYQMADIGGLKAEIAVNKLGLLNPDVDFRAYPFKLGMENAAELIAVYDLIIDGSDNFPTRYLVNDTCVALNKTLVFGSIFRFEGQVTVFNHKGGPDYRSLYPEPPAATEMPNCAEAGVIGTLPGITGTLMANEAIKIICGFGEVLSGKLLLFNALNNEMQVFGFGSHNVQNRRAVGQKGKMDVPALPGPHEISPGQLAEWKNENIAYQLIDVREAYEYEEYHIGGINIPLYELSQHIPALLQYEKIVFCCASGTRSKIALNLMKNNHKAECYTLIVSANQQT; this comes from the coding sequence ATGGAAAATCAGAAACGTTACGACAGGCAGGTCATCCTTCCGGAAATTGGCCTGGATGGGCAGCAAAAACTTAAAAATGCGAGGGTGCTTGTTATTGGGGCGGGTGGCCTGGGCTGTCCCCTGCTCCTGTACCTTGCCGCTGCAGGTATAGGCCATATGGGCATAGCCGACCATGATGTGGTGGACGAGAGCAACCTGCAGCGGCAGATTTTATACCAGATGGCGGATATAGGAGGCTTAAAAGCCGAAATTGCGGTAAACAAGCTTGGCTTGCTGAACCCGGATGTGGATTTCAGGGCTTATCCCTTTAAACTGGGTATGGAAAATGCGGCTGAACTGATTGCTGTCTACGACCTGATCATCGATGGTTCTGACAATTTCCCTACCCGCTACCTGGTAAATGATACCTGTGTGGCCTTAAATAAAACACTGGTATTTGGTTCTATATTTCGATTTGAAGGGCAGGTAACGGTATTTAATCATAAAGGGGGACCAGATTACCGTTCCCTTTACCCCGAGCCACCGGCAGCAACTGAAATGCCCAATTGTGCTGAAGCCGGGGTAATTGGTACGTTGCCCGGAATTACAGGCACCTTAATGGCCAATGAGGCCATCAAGATCATTTGTGGCTTTGGTGAGGTATTGTCGGGGAAACTGCTGCTGTTTAATGCACTGAACAATGAAATGCAGGTATTTGGCTTTGGCAGTCACAATGTGCAAAACCGGCGCGCTGTAGGGCAGAAAGGAAAGATGGATGTACCGGCCCTGCCCGGACCACATGAAATCAGCCCCGGTCAGCTCGCAGAATGGAAAAATGAAAACATAGCGTATCAGCTGATAGACGTAAGGGAAGCTTATGAATACGAAGAATACCATATTGGTGGCATCAATATCCCCCTTTATGAATTAAGCCAGCACATCCCCGCCCTGCTTCAGTATGAAAAGATCGTTTTTTGCTGTGCTTCAGGAACAAGGAGCAAAATTGCACTAAACCTGATGAAGAATAATCATAAAGCTGAGTGCTATACTTTAATCGTTTCTGCAAATCAGCAAACATAA
- a CDS encoding GMC oxidoreductase codes for MNINTDLKKENTYDAIVIGSGISGGWAAKELTEKGLRVLMLERGMNIEHVKDYDSAMKNPWEFQHAGKLTEEQKRTHPVQKRDYPYQEANEKWWVNDLECPYTEDKRFDWYRGFHVGGKSLMWGRQSYRFSDHNFEDNARDGHGNDWPIRYKDIAPWYDYAERFAGISGQAENWPLLPDGQFLPPMDLNCVEKSVKKRIEEHYKRTRIMTIGRVANLTVPHKGRGNCQYRNLCSRGCPFGAYFSTQSSTLPAAQATGRLTLRPYSIVNHIIYDKNTKKAKGVMVIDAETQKTMEFYAKIVFVNGSTLGSTFILLNSTSEAHPNGLGNGSGQLGHNLMDHHFRCGASAEALGFEDKYTFGRRANGIYVPRYRNVGSDKRDYLRGFGYQGGASRKNWQSDVAELAIGADFKDKMNKPGAWTMGLGGFGEMLPYYENRVYIDKTKKDKWGQPVLAIDCEYKENEKKMRIDMMNDAAEMLEAAGMKNIKTYDNGCYPGMAIHEMGTARMGNDPKTSVLNKWNQMHEVSNVFVTDGSCMPSIACQNPSLTFMALTARASDYAVKELKKGNI; via the coding sequence ATGAACATCAATACAGATTTAAAGAAAGAAAATACATACGATGCTATCGTCATAGGATCGGGGATCAGTGGCGGCTGGGCTGCAAAAGAACTTACAGAAAAAGGCCTCAGGGTGCTGATGCTGGAACGGGGAATGAACATAGAGCATGTGAAGGACTATGATTCTGCCATGAAAAACCCATGGGAGTTCCAGCATGCAGGCAAACTCACCGAAGAGCAAAAAAGAACTCACCCTGTTCAGAAAAGGGACTATCCTTATCAGGAAGCAAATGAAAAATGGTGGGTAAACGACCTGGAATGCCCTTATACTGAAGACAAGCGTTTCGACTGGTACCGCGGGTTCCATGTGGGTGGCAAATCCTTAATGTGGGGCCGTCAGAGCTACCGGTTCAGCGACCATAATTTTGAGGACAATGCCAGGGATGGGCATGGAAACGACTGGCCCATCCGCTATAAAGATATTGCCCCATGGTACGATTATGCCGAACGTTTTGCCGGTATCAGCGGTCAGGCCGAAAACTGGCCATTATTACCCGACGGACAGTTCCTGCCACCTATGGACCTGAACTGTGTAGAGAAATCTGTTAAAAAACGCATTGAAGAGCATTACAAAAGAACACGGATCATGACCATTGGCCGTGTAGCAAATTTAACTGTTCCGCATAAAGGGCGTGGCAATTGCCAGTACCGTAACCTCTGCAGTCGTGGCTGTCCTTTTGGTGCTTATTTCAGTACACAATCTTCTACCTTACCGGCAGCCCAGGCTACAGGCAGGCTCACCCTAAGGCCTTATTCCATCGTTAACCATATCATTTACGATAAAAACACCAAAAAGGCCAAAGGTGTAATGGTGATAGATGCGGAAACGCAGAAAACAATGGAATTCTATGCAAAAATTGTTTTTGTAAATGGTTCTACCTTAGGTTCCACATTTATCCTTTTGAACTCTACTTCCGAAGCACACCCTAACGGTCTGGGCAATGGAAGCGGACAACTGGGCCATAACCTGATGGACCACCATTTCCGTTGCGGTGCATCGGCTGAAGCGCTTGGTTTTGAAGATAAATATACCTTCGGTCGCCGTGCAAACGGGATTTATGTGCCCCGGTACCGCAATGTCGGCAGCGATAAACGTGATTATTTACGTGGCTTTGGCTACCAGGGTGGTGCCAGCCGGAAAAACTGGCAAAGTGATGTGGCGGAACTGGCCATAGGTGCTGATTTTAAAGATAAAATGAACAAACCAGGGGCCTGGACTATGGGCCTGGGCGGCTTTGGAGAAATGTTGCCTTACTATGAAAACCGGGTTTACATCGATAAAACCAAAAAAGACAAATGGGGACAGCCGGTACTGGCTATTGATTGTGAGTACAAGGAGAACGAGAAAAAGATGCGTATCGATATGATGAACGATGCCGCCGAAATGCTGGAAGCAGCAGGCATGAAAAACATCAAAACCTATGACAATGGTTGTTATCCGGGTATGGCCATCCATGAAATGGGAACCGCCAGAATGGGGAATGACCCGAAAACATCGGTGCTCAACAAATGGAACCAAATGCATGAAGTCAGCAATGTATTCGTTACTGATGGTTCCTGTATGCCATCTATTGCCTGTCAGAACCCATCTTTAACCTTTATGGCATTAACTGCGCGTGCATCCGATTATGCGGTTAAAGAATTGAAGAAAGGGAATATTTAA